In the Terriglobales bacterium genome, CACGACCGTGGAAAACCCGATCGCGAAACTGGCCGCCCCCACCGACCGTCCTACCTGGGAGCTGTACTCGGCCTGCGTCCACTGCGGCCTGTGCCTGCCCTTCTGTCCCACCTACCGGGTGCTGGGGCAGGAGGCGGACTCGCCCCGCGGCCGCATCTACCAGGCTCTGCTGGTGGATGAAGGGCGGCTGCCGGTGGGCGAGAGCTACGTCACCCACATCGACCGCTGCCTGGGCTGCCGTGCCTGCGAGACCGCCTGCCCCTCGGGGGTCCACTACGGCCGCATCGTGGAGCGGGCGCGGGCGCAGATCGAGCAGCAATACCAGCGGCCGTGGCTGGCGCGCCGCCTGCGCGAGTGGTTCTACGCGCGCGTGCTACGCGATCTCGG is a window encoding:
- a CDS encoding 4Fe-4S dicluster domain-containing protein: MSTTVENPIAKLAAPTDRPTWELYSACVHCGLCLPFCPTYRVLGQEADSPRGRIYQALLVDEGRLPVGESYVTHIDRCLGCRACETACPSGVHYGRIVERARAQIEQQYQRPWLARRLREWFYARVLRDLGKLQRLARLLRFYQRSGLERLVRASGLLRLFGLQEVAALAPRIDEKFFFEEFGKVFPAVGEGRGRVALLGGCIA